From the Candidatus Bathyarchaeota archaeon genome, one window contains:
- a CDS encoding SDR family NAD(P)-dependent oxidoreductase, which translates to MYKVLVTGGAGFIGSNLVKRLLNSGYFVTVFDNLSSGKLENLNYAQDSPLFSFIQGDICDKKALHTALCEVNAIMHLAALIDVKTSVVDPTSNHDVNVTGTFNVLHEAVQSKVKKVVFASSTAVYGDVKSLPVTEDTALKPLSPYAASKAAGEAYCSAFSNCYDLKTVALRFFNVYGPKNENSPYSGVITKFLNRALKGENLTVEGDGEQTRDFIHVDDIVSALVLALENTQVKTDVFNVCTGTPTSVNALAANILSVTKSKSKITYSPARVGDIKHSYGDKTKTLKELGFSANVSLTDGLKTLIE; encoded by the coding sequence ATGTATAAAGTTCTTGTGACTGGCGGTGCTGGTTTCATCGGCTCAAATCTAGTCAAACGCCTTCTAAATAGTGGCTATTTTGTTACTGTTTTTGATAACTTGTCTTCTGGAAAGCTGGAAAACCTAAACTACGCTCAAGACAGCCCTCTTTTCAGTTTCATTCAGGGCGACATCTGTGACAAAAAAGCGTTACATACCGCTTTATGTGAAGTCAATGCAATAATGCATCTTGCAGCGTTAATTGATGTTAAGACTTCTGTTGTAGACCCCACTTCAAACCATGACGTAAATGTCACTGGCACATTCAATGTGCTGCATGAAGCCGTCCAGTCCAAAGTCAAAAAAGTTGTGTTTGCTTCCTCCACCGCAGTTTACGGCGACGTTAAAAGCCTGCCAGTTACAGAAGATACTGCTCTAAAGCCGTTATCTCCTTATGCTGCTTCTAAAGCCGCAGGAGAAGCCTACTGTAGTGCCTTTTCCAACTGCTATGACCTTAAAACCGTAGCGCTTCGTTTCTTCAACGTTTATGGACCTAAAAACGAGAACAGCCCCTACAGCGGGGTTATCACAAAATTCCTCAACCGCGCCTTGAAAGGCGAAAACCTAACTGTAGAAGGCGACGGGGAACAAACAAGAGACTTCATCCATGTAGATGATATTGTAAGTGCTCTGGTTTTAGCTTTAGAAAACACCCAAGTAAAGACGGATGTTTTCAACGTTTGCACGGGCACTCCAACAAGTGTTAACGCCTTGGCAGCAAACATTTTATCCGTCACAAAAAGTAAATCCAAAATTACCTACAGTCCAGCTCGGGTCGGTGACATAAAACACAGTTACGGCGACAAAACCAAAACTCTTAAAGAACTAGGTTTTAGTGCAAACGTTAGCCTCACCGATGGATTAAAAACCCTGATTGAATAG
- a CDS encoding DegT/DnrJ/EryC1/StrS family aminotransferase produces MIPINIPTIGEEEIDAVTKVLRSGILTSSLGAGPNVTEFEKAYAKFAGVKHAIAVNSGTAALHAALAAAGINRGDEVILPSFTFVATAEAVVLAGGKPVFADIDPKTYSISLETAKKVFTDRCKAIVPVDLYGLPVDVAPIKEFAVDHDLAVVEDCAQSHGAEYKGKPAGAFADAACWSLYAAKNIGTGEGGVVTTDDDDIAELVRMVRTHGEKTKYSSLMLGTNYRMTEIEAAIGRVQLKRLPEFLEKRSRNAHKLNNLLCNNDRLVLPVESEKQKPSWYLYTVRINDATETQRNQIITEMHSKDIGAEAYYPIPVHQMPYYQKEFGAGELPETMKAAKQVISLPIQPRISEEQIEFIATAFLNELQKLF; encoded by the coding sequence GTGATTCCGATAAACATCCCGACAATTGGGGAAGAAGAAATAGACGCAGTCACCAAAGTCTTAAGAAGCGGCATACTCACCAGCAGTTTAGGCGCAGGTCCAAACGTGACCGAATTCGAAAAAGCCTACGCCAAATTCGCGGGTGTAAAACATGCAATTGCAGTAAATTCAGGAACCGCAGCTTTGCATGCAGCTTTGGCGGCAGCTGGCATAAACCGCGGTGACGAAGTGATTTTGCCAAGTTTTACGTTTGTAGCCACTGCAGAGGCAGTTGTTCTGGCGGGGGGTAAACCCGTATTTGCAGATATTGACCCTAAAACATATTCTATCTCGTTAGAAACCGCAAAAAAGGTCTTTACAGACAGGTGCAAGGCGATTGTTCCTGTTGACTTGTATGGGTTACCTGTGGATGTTGCGCCAATCAAAGAGTTTGCGGTTGATCATGATTTGGCGGTTGTTGAAGATTGTGCACAATCTCATGGAGCAGAATATAAGGGTAAGCCTGCGGGGGCTTTTGCGGATGCAGCTTGCTGGAGCTTGTATGCAGCAAAAAACATTGGCACGGGGGAAGGAGGCGTAGTAACAACAGATGATGATGACATAGCGGAGTTAGTGCGAATGGTTCGAACCCACGGAGAAAAAACAAAGTATTCTTCGCTTATGTTGGGTACAAACTACCGCATGACCGAAATTGAAGCGGCTATTGGCAGAGTGCAACTCAAAAGGCTGCCAGAGTTTCTTGAAAAACGAAGCCGAAATGCCCACAAACTCAATAACCTGCTATGCAACAACGACAGACTGGTTTTACCCGTTGAATCAGAAAAACAAAAACCCAGCTGGTACCTGTACACCGTCAGAATCAACGACGCAACAGAAACACAAAGAAACCAGATAATAACGGAGATGCACAGCAAAGACATCGGAGCAGAAGCATATTACCCCATACCCGTCCATCAAATGCCGTATTACCAAAAAGAGTTTGGCGCAGGCGAGTTGCCTGAAACCATGAAAGCAGCCAAACAAGTGATTTCGTTACCTATCCAACCACGAATAAGCGAGGAACAGATAGAATTCATTGCAACCGCGTTTCTAAATGAACTGCAAAAGCTGTTCTGA
- a CDS encoding glycosyltransferase family 2 protein — protein MMASMHKSNLFSDSVKEPVTVGVVIPTLNEEKNIGEVLSELKSLGYGNVLVIDGKSHDDTSKVASKNGAKVVLQIGKGKGSAVRQVLSNGYLDVDALVLMDADGSMDPKEIPVFIEALASGADVAKGSRFLKDAYTHDMSALRRFGNTLMTSVVNMFWPQANYTDLCYGYAAFNKRAVETLAPVLESDNFEIETELFIKSLTSGLVVKEVPSVEYERKNGTSNLRTFRDGFKIFKTIFQEFAASLLH, from the coding sequence ATGATGGCAAGTATGCATAAAAGCAATTTGTTCTCTGACTCTGTCAAGGAACCCGTTACTGTTGGCGTTGTGATTCCAACTCTTAACGAGGAGAAGAACATTGGAGAGGTTCTTTCTGAGCTTAAGAGTCTTGGTTATGGGAACGTTTTAGTTATTGATGGTAAATCACACGATGATACTTCAAAGGTTGCATCTAAAAATGGTGCTAAAGTTGTGCTGCAGATAGGTAAAGGAAAAGGTTCTGCAGTTCGCCAGGTCTTAAGCAATGGCTACTTGGATGTTGACGCTCTGGTTTTGATGGACGCCGACGGCTCTATGGACCCAAAAGAAATCCCTGTCTTCATTGAGGCTTTAGCTTCTGGCGCCGACGTTGCAAAAGGGTCTCGTTTTCTCAAAGACGCATACACCCACGACATGAGCGCACTGCGAAGATTCGGAAACACCCTCATGACCTCCGTAGTGAACATGTTTTGGCCCCAAGCTAACTACACCGATTTATGCTACGGCTATGCTGCATTCAACAAACGCGCCGTTGAAACATTAGCTCCCGTGTTAGAGTCTGATAACTTTGAAATCGAAACAGAACTCTTCATCAAATCCTTAACCAGCGGCTTAGTCGTCAAAGAAGTCCCAAGCGTCGAATACGAACGAAAAAACGGAACCTCCAATCTAAGAACCTTCAGAGACGGCTTCAAAATATTCAAAACCATCTTCCAAGAATTCGCAGCTTCCTTGCTGCACTAA
- a CDS encoding UDP-glucose/GDP-mannose dehydrogenase family protein: MNKPRISVIGVGYVGLCTAVGFASKGYDVIASDVVSEKINKINEGIPPFHEPGLSELLTAVIENGSLHCLTNQTLKAVLETDITYIAVGTPSKPDGSIDLQYVKAVSQEIGNALKQKQGYHTVVVKSTVIPGTTQDVVKPILEQASQKECGAEFGLCMNPEFLRQGSAFKDSFDADRVVIGSCDKKAGDILEKLYTDFYAENLPPLIRTTLSTAELIKYASNSMLAAKISFINTIANICEKVPGSDVKVVAHAMGLDKRIGPFFLAAGLGYGGSCFPKDVKALIASSKALGYTPEFLESIENVNKTQPLHAVQLCQNKLGTLKGKRIAILGLAFKPNTDDMREARVVPIINQLLIEGATVVAYDPVAMSVAKKIFQDKIEYTDTAIDCLRNADAAILVTEWDEFKKLTPANFVKYLKQPVLIDGRRIYDPVEYSKSLQFAAIGLG, encoded by the coding sequence ATGAATAAACCAAGAATATCTGTAATTGGCGTTGGCTATGTTGGTTTATGTACCGCTGTTGGTTTTGCAAGTAAAGGTTATGATGTTATTGCTTCAGATGTTGTTTCTGAAAAGATTAACAAGATAAATGAAGGCATCCCGCCTTTTCATGAACCTGGTTTATCTGAATTGCTTACAGCCGTTATTGAAAACGGTAGTTTACATTGTTTAACTAATCAGACCCTGAAGGCTGTGTTGGAAACTGATATCACCTATATCGCCGTAGGAACCCCAAGTAAACCCGATGGCAGCATCGACCTTCAATATGTAAAAGCTGTTTCACAAGAAATAGGTAACGCGTTAAAACAAAAACAGGGCTATCATACTGTAGTGGTAAAGAGCACGGTTATACCTGGAACCACTCAAGATGTTGTAAAGCCTATTTTAGAGCAAGCGTCCCAAAAAGAATGTGGCGCAGAGTTTGGTTTATGCATGAATCCTGAGTTTTTACGCCAAGGCTCAGCTTTCAAGGACTCCTTTGACGCCGACCGCGTAGTCATCGGCTCATGTGACAAAAAGGCAGGCGACATCCTCGAAAAGCTGTACACAGATTTCTACGCAGAAAATCTGCCTCCCCTCATCCGAACAACCTTATCCACAGCAGAATTAATCAAGTATGCTAGCAACTCGATGCTCGCAGCCAAGATAAGCTTCATCAACACTATCGCCAATATCTGCGAAAAAGTTCCTGGTTCAGACGTAAAAGTTGTGGCTCATGCTATGGGCTTAGATAAAAGGATTGGTCCCTTCTTTTTGGCTGCTGGTTTAGGTTATGGTGGTTCATGTTTTCCAAAAGACGTGAAAGCTTTGATTGCCTCTTCAAAAGCTTTGGGCTACACCCCTGAATTTTTAGAGTCAATTGAAAACGTAAATAAAACTCAGCCGCTTCACGCCGTTCAATTATGCCAAAACAAACTTGGCACCCTCAAAGGCAAGAGGATAGCGATTTTAGGTTTAGCTTTCAAGCCAAACACAGATGATATGCGAGAAGCCCGTGTGGTGCCTATAATAAACCAGCTACTGATTGAAGGCGCTACTGTGGTTGCCTATGACCCCGTTGCAATGTCTGTTGCCAAAAAAATATTCCAAGATAAAATTGAGTACACAGACACCGCTATTGATTGCCTAAGAAATGCCGATGCAGCTATTCTCGTGACTGAATGGGATGAATTCAAAAAACTCACGCCCGCTAACTTTGTGAAGTACCTCAAACAGCCTGTGCTCATTGACGGACGACGTATCTATGACCCCGTAGAATACAGTAAAAGCCTACAGTTTGCAGCTATAGGCCTTGGATAG
- a CDS encoding sugar phosphate nucleotidyltransferase: MVRKVIITAAGLGTRLFPATKEQPKEMLPIFSQTLEGDLSVKPLVQVVFEQLYEAEIKEFCFVVGRGKRSIEDHFTPDDNCVRSLEGTGKCTQANDLESFYEKLRTAKVMWVNQPETKGFGDAILMAQPFVQNEPCLVHAGDGYIISEKMDHLTKLISTYERFNADAAFLVLEIDNPKQYGIVEGEEIESGIIKVDKVVEKPSEPKTNLAIMAMYVFHPVIFKALEVTKPGKNKEIQITDAIQKLIDWGLNVYAVKLDKRYTRLDIGSPEIYREALTLSYQRFGPKTEEKEQ, translated from the coding sequence ATGGTTCGCAAAGTAATAATTACTGCAGCAGGTTTGGGTACACGTTTATTCCCAGCAACTAAAGAGCAACCCAAAGAAATGCTGCCGATTTTTTCTCAAACTTTGGAAGGCGATTTGTCGGTGAAGCCACTTGTCCAAGTAGTGTTTGAACAGTTGTATGAAGCGGAGATTAAGGAGTTCTGTTTTGTAGTTGGGAGAGGAAAACGAAGTATTGAGGATCATTTTACTCCAGATGACAACTGTGTTAGAAGTTTAGAGGGAACAGGGAAGTGTACCCAAGCAAACGACTTAGAGAGTTTTTATGAAAAACTTAGAACCGCGAAAGTGATGTGGGTTAATCAGCCAGAGACCAAAGGGTTTGGAGACGCAATTTTAATGGCGCAACCGTTTGTTCAAAACGAACCTTGTTTAGTGCACGCTGGAGACGGCTACATCATATCGGAAAAGATGGATCACCTTACGAAACTAATCAGCACATATGAAAGATTCAACGCAGATGCCGCATTTTTGGTCTTAGAAATTGATAACCCCAAACAGTACGGCATTGTTGAAGGCGAAGAGATTGAATCGGGAATCATCAAGGTTGACAAAGTGGTGGAGAAACCCAGCGAGCCGAAAACAAATCTTGCAATAATGGCTATGTACGTTTTTCATCCAGTCATCTTTAAGGCACTTGAGGTAACCAAACCTGGAAAAAACAAAGAGATACAGATAACAGACGCCATTCAAAAACTCATTGACTGGGGATTAAATGTTTATGCAGTTAAGCTTGACAAAAGGTACACGCGTTTGGACATTGGCAGCCCAGAAATATACCGGGAAGCATTAACGTTATCGTACCAAAGATTTGGCCCTAAAACAGAAGAAAAGGAACAGTAA
- a CDS encoding Coenzyme F420 hydrogenase/dehydrogenase, beta subunit C-terminal domain, whose product MDLISKIVDKKLCVGCGTCVGSCPTLSLEIKETEYGSYSPIFKGEGCSDCGVCLAVCPAKNMPFNSEAKAADNTPIGVVRAGYIGCSGDQEILKKGSSGGLTSSILTYALESKLIDGAIVVTMDKEEPWRTKVVIAKTKEEILQAAGSKYAVVPVNSVFAAIRKSKGKFALVGLPCHIRGLELVKQRGMRSISDKIVFTVGLYCGLNLRTTATTFLTKKLGITNKETIQKLEYRRGFPGALYIKSQSGEVSLPKKDYRLINLLFQNEACSYCDDLTNQKADISIGDLFDAESKGPVGMLLTRSKTGESIAEEACLAGYLKLKKTNVNRLIRSQKQGLIHKKKGAPVREYLRTLNVDKSDPNYVVRPKSVPTAGQKMYETLQRSILFGKINKQLVRIAEHLPLTVTSVLYRHILTVLFVLGKFCYE is encoded by the coding sequence ATGGACTTAATTTCGAAAATAGTTGACAAGAAACTATGCGTAGGCTGTGGAACATGTGTTGGCAGTTGCCCTACGTTAAGCTTAGAAATTAAGGAAACAGAATACGGGTCATATTCACCTATCTTCAAGGGGGAAGGATGCAGTGACTGTGGTGTTTGTCTTGCGGTTTGTCCAGCAAAAAACATGCCCTTCAACTCAGAAGCCAAAGCAGCAGATAATACCCCTATTGGAGTCGTGAGGGCAGGATACATTGGGTGCTCAGGAGATCAAGAAATTCTAAAGAAGGGAAGCTCTGGCGGTTTAACATCATCAATATTAACGTATGCTCTTGAGAGCAAATTGATTGACGGCGCAATTGTAGTTACAATGGATAAAGAGGAACCATGGAGAACAAAAGTTGTCATCGCTAAAACAAAAGAGGAAATACTACAAGCAGCGGGTTCAAAATACGCCGTTGTTCCAGTAAATTCAGTTTTTGCGGCAATACGCAAATCAAAAGGCAAATTTGCGCTCGTGGGCTTGCCCTGTCATATTCGCGGGCTTGAGTTAGTGAAACAACGAGGTATGCGAAGTATTTCAGACAAAATTGTTTTCACGGTGGGTCTTTACTGCGGCTTGAACCTTCGAACAACTGCGACCACTTTTCTTACAAAAAAATTAGGCATAACTAATAAAGAAACAATTCAAAAACTAGAGTACCGACGAGGCTTTCCTGGAGCGCTTTACATCAAATCACAAAGCGGCGAGGTTTCGTTACCGAAAAAGGATTATAGGCTCATTAACCTTCTTTTCCAAAACGAAGCTTGCTCTTATTGTGATGACCTAACAAACCAGAAGGCGGATATTTCAATTGGAGACCTTTTTGATGCGGAGTCCAAGGGTCCTGTGGGGATGCTGTTAACAAGAAGCAAAACGGGAGAAAGTATTGCCGAAGAGGCATGCTTAGCAGGATACTTGAAACTGAAAAAGACGAATGTGAACAGGCTCATTAGGTCGCAAAAACAAGGGCTTATCCACAAGAAAAAAGGAGCACCGGTTAGGGAGTACCTGCGGACGTTAAATGTAGACAAGTCAGACCCTAACTATGTAGTACGACCAAAGTCTGTTCCTACTGCGGGGCAAAAAATGTATGAAACTCTTCAGCGCAGCATTCTTTTTGGAAAAATCAATAAACAGTTAGTAAGGATAGCAGAACACTTACCTTTAACGGTCACATCAGTCTTATATAGACACATATTAACGGTGCTTTTTGTATTAGGCAAGTTTTGTTACGAATAA
- a CDS encoding glycosyltransferase family 2 protein: MVVVSVVIPTCNRANLLRRALDSVFAQTFTDFEILVVDDGSTDNTEQVVRQYDDPCVTYFRNKTKRGANFSRNTGISHSKGTFIAFLDDDDEWLPTKLEKQLAVFKQGNDSLGAVYTGFEMVTYDNRRVKSLPKYNGKIFHKLLEYNYVGTTSTVMVKKHVLVEINGFDEVLPSSQDWDLWLRIAKRYEFDFVPEILINYYITRNSITTNRTKTANGLFHFFLKYSQFIPASVVKSKYYLPLGVAFCFNGNIQLCRKYLFHASLANPRNMSCFVQFVLSLFGRDAFVKLYPFMTETRINYALRKFSSYP; this comes from the coding sequence TTGGTTGTTGTTAGCGTAGTTATTCCAACTTGTAATCGAGCTAATCTTCTTAGGCGTGCACTAGATAGTGTTTTTGCTCAAACTTTCACTGACTTTGAGATACTAGTTGTAGATGACGGTTCAACTGACAACACCGAGCAGGTTGTTCGCCAGTATGATGACCCGTGTGTAACTTATTTTAGAAATAAAACCAAAAGAGGCGCTAATTTTTCTCGAAATACTGGAATCAGTCACTCAAAAGGAACATTCATTGCCTTTTTAGACGACGATGACGAATGGTTGCCGACCAAACTTGAAAAGCAATTAGCCGTATTCAAACAAGGTAATGATTCTCTAGGCGCCGTTTATACTGGTTTTGAAATGGTAACTTATGACAATCGCAGGGTCAAAAGTTTACCAAAATATAATGGTAAAATTTTTCACAAACTATTAGAATACAACTATGTAGGAACCACCTCAACTGTCATGGTAAAAAAGCACGTTTTGGTTGAGATAAATGGTTTTGATGAAGTTTTGCCCTCTAGTCAGGATTGGGATTTATGGTTGCGAATTGCGAAACGTTATGAATTTGATTTTGTACCTGAAATTCTTATTAACTACTATATAACTCGGAACAGTATAACAACGAATCGTACCAAGACTGCCAATGGGCTCTTTCACTTCTTCCTGAAATACAGCCAGTTTATTCCTGCAAGTGTTGTGAAATCAAAATACTATTTGCCTCTTGGTGTTGCTTTTTGTTTCAACGGGAATATCCAGTTATGCAGGAAGTATTTGTTTCATGCATCACTTGCTAACCCCCGTAATATGAGCTGTTTTGTACAGTTTGTTTTAAGTCTGTTTGGGCGGGATGCATTTGTCAAGCTTTATCCTTTTATGACCGAAACTCGCATTAATTATGCTCTTCGCAAATTCAGCAGTTATCCATAA